One region of Streptomyces sp. NBC_00442 genomic DNA includes:
- a CDS encoding ScbR family autoregulator-binding transcription factor, with the protein MARQERAVRTRNTLIESAAELFDREGFETASLATISSRAGVSNGALHFHFASKAALAGAVWETAAQRLWQITDGAPAQECPLQLLIDASHALVRGFHQDVVLRAGFGLGGSPESTGVSGDLHRTWQDWVEAVFARARREGALAPDVSTEDAAPAVVAAVTGFEALGGDDAQWLSAATLTAFWELLLPRLAQESALDRLMASGTASGAPAGAPRVAAGRPVTSPAAPGSSAEHPLPRPLSLTGAVGSPGGTAPSRR; encoded by the coding sequence ATGGCCAGACAGGAACGCGCGGTACGCACGCGCAACACGTTGATCGAGTCCGCCGCCGAGCTGTTCGACCGGGAGGGGTTCGAGACGGCGTCACTCGCCACCATCAGCTCCCGGGCGGGTGTGAGCAATGGCGCGTTGCACTTCCACTTCGCCAGCAAGGCCGCGCTGGCGGGGGCGGTGTGGGAGACGGCGGCGCAGCGGCTGTGGCAGATCACCGACGGGGCTCCGGCCCAGGAATGCCCCTTGCAGTTACTCATCGACGCCAGCCACGCCCTGGTGCGCGGCTTCCACCAGGACGTGGTGCTGCGGGCCGGGTTCGGCCTCGGCGGCAGCCCGGAGTCGACCGGCGTGAGCGGCGATCTGCACCGCACGTGGCAGGACTGGGTGGAGGCGGTGTTCGCGCGGGCCCGCCGTGAGGGGGCGCTGGCGCCGGACGTGTCCACCGAGGACGCGGCGCCTGCTGTGGTGGCCGCGGTGACCGGGTTCGAGGCGCTGGGCGGCGACGACGCGCAGTGGCTGTCCGCGGCCACGCTGACCGCCTTCTGGGAGCTGCTGCTTCCGCGTCTCGCGCAGGAGTCCGCCCTCGACCGCCTCATGGCCTCGGGCACCGCGTCGGGCGCTCCCGCGGGAGCGCCGCGTGTGGCCGCCGGGCGCCCGGTCACCTCCCCTGCGGCACCGGGAAGTTCGGCCGAGCACCCCCTCCCCCGGCCGCTCTCGCTGACCGGGGCGGTGGGATCACCGGGGGGTACGGCTCCGTCGCGGCGCTAG